One part of the Anopheles coustani chromosome 2, idAnoCousDA_361_x.2, whole genome shotgun sequence genome encodes these proteins:
- the LOC131263555 gene encoding protein phosphatase inhibitor 2, translated as MSFSSDSPDAKKPCKGILKSSSSFDKHSSAASSAHRKSAKFDELNVLQTYHPPDKDYGHMKVDEPKTPYNYVEEGDVDQLDAELLAERLRVAANSKEESASEEESEEEEEELTEEQKKRKVEFERRRKAHYNEFEAVRLARKLIEEDEDDEDDNVETDGAANSGTAAGTSNATESTVPTQAAKGDTCMEVEEPDDSARKPKLSTPEHQATRLKPGMEEIV; from the exons ATGTCCTTTAGCTCGGACTCGCCGGATGCAAAGAAGCCCTGCAAGGGTATTCTGAAATCTTCCAGCAGCTTCGACAAACACTCATCGGCGGCATCTTCTGC ACATCGGAAAAGCGCCAAATTCGACGAACTGAACGTATTACAAACGTACCACCCGCCGGACAAAGACTATGGTCACATGAAGGTGGACGAACCCAAAACACCGTATAACTACGTGGAGGAAGGGGACGTCGATCAGCTCGACGCCGAACTGCTGGCAGAAAG ATTGCGCGTGGCAGCTAACTCGAAAGAAGAGTCCGCATCAGAGGAAGAATCcgaggaagaagaggaagagTTAACTGAGGAACAGAAAAAGCGCAAAGTTGAATTCGAACGGCGCCGAAAGGCGCATTACAACGAGTTCGAGGCGGTCCGGTTGGCACGCAAACTCATCGAGGAGGACGAAGACGATGAGGACGACAACGTAGAGACGGATGGTGCGGCCAATAGTGGTACCGCCGCCGGTACAAGCAATGCAACTGAATCGACGGTACCGACACAGGCCGCGAAAGGTGACACATGCATGGAAGTGGAGGAGCCGGACGACAGCGCGCGAAAGCCGAAGCTGTCCACTCCTGAACATCAGGCCACTCGGTTAAAACCAGGTATGGAGGAAATCGTCTAG